A segment of the Ipomoea triloba cultivar NCNSP0323 chromosome 1, ASM357664v1 genome:
AACTATCCGAGTTTAAACCTGAGAACCcattttaaaatgataattaagatGTCATCACATGCTAATTTGCAATTTAGTAAAGTACTTGTTTAAATACATACGCTTTTCTTTTTCAtatgatttttgttttcaaaaaaaaatacatatgattttttaaagactGGAAAAAGGCTTAATTGTATCTTTCATAATTCAACCAAAATAAGGATTGACAAAGGATGAACACTActgtatatttgtatgtatatcTTCCCCAGACTGAACAGTATTTCATCTTGTGAACTCACATAAAACGAGAATGaaagaacccaaaaaaaaactaaatatttttatttctatcatTATATATCACCTCTCTCCCATTCTcgttattctttctttttttcttcaaatacgAAACAATAAATccaagcttttttttttctcacttcAACAATGGCGGAACGACGGCGCTACTCCCCCGGAGAAACCGCCTCCAAGATTTCAACTGAAGAGAAACTTGCCTGCAGACAACGCCGCCCTTGGCGGCGGCGGAGAGCGTGAGCGAGATGCTCTTCCTCAGCCGCTTCAGCCGCCGCCCGATCCGGATTTTCAGGCGGAAAACCCGCAGCTTCAGGCACGACGACGACGGAGATCGGCGGCGCTGAGTCAGCGAGTCGGCCTTCTGCAGCGACTTGTAAATCAGAAACTGCGCCCTTCTGTGGCTCGTCTCCTCCGGATCCTCCGCTTCCATCTTCGCGTATCCATGGCTTCTTCTGCTCAGACACAGAGCACTCATCTTAAGGAGAGAGTGGTGATATCTTGAGAGATGAAAATGGagaagatgagagagagagagagagaaggttAGGTGGAAGTGATGAGGCTAAAATTGAAGGAAAATGGAGAGATTTATATAGGGGGAGGAATATGGAGACAAAAGGTGTGGGGGTGATAGATAGAAAGAGGAGTGGGTAATGAGGTGATGAATGaataatgatatgatgatgaaagGGTGCATGTGCACTGTACTATAATTTtggtacaaatttatttttgtcaagaatatatatattgtatagttTTGTTGAATTTGCCTTTTAACATTTACCTCTcgaaatgaaattatttgattGAATTTTTTATGGAATCATATATACATAAACTCTTACAATTATTCacttatatattactatattagtcaCTCTCTTGGTGTTTTTTGGATATATAAATTCTTATTAACTCAAGCCTAAACATATACATAACATGCAACATTATTTAATATAGAATAGGATGACATACTAGCTAGTAGctactaaaaataatacaattagaaaatatggaacaatgtatttattttttgtctacaATTTTGGTATATTCACAAGATTCAGTTAAACTTTTGCTTTCAATCTAGACTTAGTAATAATTTACATAGGGATGATAATTTACCTTTGTTTTGTACCACTCATATATTTGACTTATTATGCCATAGGTTAGatatgaattaaaaattttcaccgGTGGATGATAaagtcaaaattatttttaacgtTGTTTTATAATCAATCAATCCGTCTGCTCAACAACATGATATGCCAACATTCTTGATTGGGACGGGATGTGACTTGAATCTTTGACCTTCAATTTAGAAGTGCCACAACGATGTCCTCAAATCACAAGGTACTTGAACGGCTTCTTTTAATTTATctattataaaaatatgaatacTTGCATATACTAGTTTGTGGCTCATTATGTGAGAGGACCAATGTGTAATGCCCACAATGAGTCCACTTCAAGGCCCCCATATCCTGACTTAATTAACATGATAGTAGATTGTAAATCATTGTGACTCAAGCAACCCATTAAGTGGGAAGATCAGTGTCAATTACCTAATGCCCACAAGAAGTCGATCGCATTGAGTGTAACTCCCATACCATGACTCTCAAGGCTCAATCTTATGTTTTTACCTACAATCTATCACTTAAAAACTAACTAAACTATCCTGGCTATATATATTTCTACTGGCTTCCATATGcaacctctatatatatatataaccttgGCTCATAATCACACCATTAAATGCTGTAACACAAATGGAGAACAGGCACGGCAGAGCTGGCATTGCCCAAAATTATTAGATTGTTTGGAGGTGCACCTGCAGATACATACTAACATAGCAAATAGGTAGTAGCTACATTATTATGTCAACcccatttttatatataaacagaTTAAAATAACTCAATAATGAGCAGCTGACTACTCAGATTCTTTTCTCTATGCAGAATGcacaaaatgatataatagcAGAGGCTATTCTTGATTATATTGATGATAAACATGAATGCTGCATCATTATCCCCATTTAGCTAATAATAGTATACATGTATAgaagtgtattaaaaaaattgtacattGTGATGTTGGTTCAGTGTATATTTTAATAGTAAGTTATAACTTACTAAATATGTATTAAAATTTGTCTTTACTTGATTGAGATCAAATTAAGCGTggggattagtcactgtgttcgATGGTGAAAACCCTGGGTacacaaaagaagaagaatatatatatagtgataatATATAGATGTCTAAATTGAAGTTAATTCTAAATGTTAAAATCATTAGTTTtggttatattaaaataattaaagaaaaccggtatttcatttttatatattgacGATATTGGTTAAACGCTTGACCTAACAAGACTTAATTAGCCAAACAACCAAGAGAAGACGGCCAGGAGGCAACTTAGAGATCAAACATTGATTATTCGAACTTATTGAACATAAGTTAATGGGGGTATGACCTATTGACATGGACAATTGTGTCAATCCTCGAGATCAAACACCTCCGGGAGGCGATGAGTTATTAGAATGGAGTAATACTATGTTAAACCAATTGATCGTGTTTtccattttaataattattgcaaactttgaatatatatatatgtattgacaACTAGACAAACTTGAGAGTGTATCCGTTTATAACTAACCGTTACCATCTTACTTTCAGCCTTTCAATTCACATCCGGCCTGCTTCCATCATTATTATTGCATTAAATTTAAGGTAAATATTAAACAAACGTGCAGCTAAGTCAAACTATAGTAAATATAAACATCAACGTACatgaataaacaaataaacaatgatGTTTTTTCATGTTCAATTAACTGGTGCAGTGATGTCATCTCAATATATATGTGGTGTTTGAAGAATTTTGCCAAACCATATGTGAATATactacatattatatatatgtttaggtAGGACTTAGAGTTGGTTTAATGATTTTTAATGCAATTATTTGCCGGACACAACAACTTACTGGTAATATATTATGTGCCACTATTGGTCCCATGTTTCTGAACAACAGCTAGTTTAGGAATATACAAAATTCATCTGGCGATTGGTTTGATAATAACTacaagataaaataaaaaattggaggCAACTCTAGTCGAGTTAGTTGGATTAgttaaattagtaattacaatattttaagtttaactTCTTGTGGGAGCTATTTATTAGTATTTTAGTTTTGAGTCAGTTAGATATGATAACTTAActccaatgttgcaaaaatctcacCTAAGCgctggccggccgcctagcgtatcaccataatcggtggtctaggcggtcGAATAGGACCTAAGcgccgcctaggcctcctaggcactAACAAGGCCGCCTGGTTGgctgattagctattgttcttttttttttttataaatgtgtTAGTTCACTCAAAACAAAATCGTTttaatttgagtgaaataacgctaaattgttcaaattttatatattttttaggttaatatttaattttttaatattaactattaaagtattaaatattttataattattagcgttttttaaaaattaaagaaaatgtaaacaaatttttaaaaataaaattaaaatacacaccagATTTTTTTAACCATACTTAACTCTAACCTTTGGTCGATTAGAATTACAAAATAGACTTCTATTACGGTTACAATCTTTATCGTAAATGAATGAAATATATCAAATTTACTGGCAGAtgaggtaaaaataaataaataaataacaataataataataaccatttatttcttttcaaaaaaaaaaaaaccatttattTCAGTTTCAGTCAAAGTTACAGAGCCCACTAGTTTCTTGAAGCTGGATGAAGAATACTACATAACGTGAGTCAGCGAATATACAATTGTTTTGTCTTGTATTTGAGTATAATAATGATTGATGTAATGAAGCGGCACTGACTTATCTTTCAGCCCAAAAGTCAAAAGGCAAATGTATATACAAAATACAATAATCAAACTCCAAAATGTGTTAACCAAATGACAAATGTGTTTATCATATCAATTCATTTAAAGATCATAGTGGTATTTGCATTAAGAATACTAACCTATTAAGTTTAAGAATCCTAATCCCGATTAATATGGGTCGTGATCAAGGAGTTGTGAGCTGTTAGTGCTTGTCTCGATACTAAAAATAAGTTGTATCAATCCATGATTataacaaagcaaaatttatgaacttattttgagttCATTAACTAATTTAGTAATTCTTCAAGAGCTTCTCAGaagttattatatatactagacATCAGAGGAGCTTCAAGTTCCTCCAACGAATTTaacatcaaatttgtaaaacatCATGCAAATCAAGTTTTCTGCAACATTGCTAAGGAATTGTTTCTATGTCTAGTGTAATGAATGTTTTATCATTCTATCGATTTGTGATGTAACGTTTCAAcctataattaatgaattaacttctttattttatatatataacatttcataataatataagatgatttatttaattgattgaTGTGTATAGGTCATAACCTAAGGTAGACTACTTGCACCGGCGTGGAAATTATTAAAGATGaaataattgtactttttttaaaaaataaaaataattgtactttaataatactagttttttttaatatattaatataatgtaatttaatggtttaattcactaaatatcattaaaaagaaatttagatTTGACAGTAATTAGGTACTTGAAgattcaaataatttacttgGTAAGTAGACTATTTTGATTATGAAAGGATAAATGTTCTAATCTCCATATAATTCAACATTTTAATTCACATAATGTAACCTATATATGCCCTATATGTCAATATGTCATAGACATGAAAGCTATGCCGCAACAatccgcaaattatattatggactagGATTCACCCTGCATTATGGACTAAGATTCACCTTGCATTATGACCCTGATCCAAAAcaacattcaaattatatacataaattaacATATTGTGTATCCAAATTAacttaatgtacattatatattaactacttgtatataatatgttaactataccttaaaagtacataatatgtaaCTGTAAGTATATAATTTGGATAGGTTACATGGTGAACCAtgtccacaatataacaattgtcCCAAGCACAATTTCAATGCAGAAAGCTTCAAAGGATTCATATAAAAAAGAGGACATATCATCTTATTTAGCCATAGTTGTAAGGGTACACAATATTACAAGGGATTCAGAATTGAACTCACCAGGAAGTAATGTTTTTAACACATTTACATTGCACAATTCACCCCTTTTTCCTTGCCAGTAATAtgaaatttgacaaatttaCACATCTTAGATCCCTGGGTAATGGCTACACCTTCCAAAATTTTCACTTGGGTAaatcggtttttttttttattgactaAAAAACACCGGTGAGCCTAGCCGACCGATCCTTCAAGTTTCAAGCTCATCAACTGGTTCACTTCAGCGCCAAACTCGTCAGGAAGTTCATTGAACACGTCCCTGCAAAACCCGGAAATCATTGCTGCCATGGCCTTTTCGTAGTCGATTCCTCTCTGCTGGAAGTAGAATAATTGATCTTCGCCGATTTTTGATGTGGTGGCCTCGTGTTCAATCCGGGCAGTGGGATTCTTGGTCTGTTGAAATCATGGCACAAGCAAATATAGAAGCGGAAGATTGAATGATTGATCATTCACTTAGACAATAACGTGGAAGCAGAAAATGCTCAATCAATTATAACAGGTAAGTTTCGAGTTTATGATTTCATCACTATATGTGGATGTATTTCTACAAGCAAAGTAACGGGACAACTCAAATTAAGTAGATAATGCTCAATCACTTCGACAGAATATCGTATATGAGCGAAATATGCTCAACCAAGTATACAGAATACAATTTCATGACAATTATAAAGGCGAGTAACATAGGTGTTTCAAATCATACAACAGCAGTTTTTAGCAAATTAGCAACATAAAAGCAGCGATCAGCAGTTTTCAAACACAAGGACAATCTAGGGAAATTTAAACTGCAAGTCCTGCAGTACATTATATCTTCAAATAAGTCCACTGATTGAGTCCTGGGTTCTATAGGTGTTTCAAAAGATTATCCAGGCCAAAAATTATATAGGGTCCAGATTCCATGAGAACAAGGCTTCTTGTGAGAAGTACGAACAAATGCTAGCCATTGATATAGTATATCTAACGGTtggaaaataaggaaaaaaaatagcaGGGTTAAGTTTGtaaatttatgaaattgaccccaccttttttttcttattctctAGCCATTGATCATCCTAGATGGATGACTCAGATTAGTCCACACTTCTAACGAGAAGCATAGTTCTCATTTTATCCAGATTCTCCCGAGCAGTCTTCCTAAATTGGAGCTTAGGGTTCCTTTTGGAACATATTTCTAGGAATAAAAGTTGACAGTTCCGATGATTTTATCAAGTTATTACTTACGCATACACAGGGCAATCATAGCTGATCAGGAGCCACAGAGCAACAAAGGTAGCTAAGGTGCGTAAAAGGAAACCATTGCACTAACTCAGAACATAGCATAAAATTACGAGATAAGAAAAACTAGCGAAATGGACACAGGAAAAGCGAGCCATTTACTCATTTGAAAcgcaaattaacaaaattaaataaaaaggaaCAATTTCATTTCATAGGAAACTTACCTGAATGTATGGGTAAGTGTTAGCCGCGGCATTATCTCCAATGAGCATAGAGTCACATTGCGAGGAGTTCCGAGCATTATCTGCACTGGACATAACTTGAACAAGTCCTCTGTAACAATTCCTAGAGTGTCCCGCTGAAATACCCTTAGAAATTATCCTGCTTCTCGTATTTTTACCCTTGTGTATCATCTTAGTCCCCGTATCAGCTTGCtgataattattagtcaatgcAACGGAATAAAACTCGCCAACAGATTCATCGCCCTCCAGAACAACGCTCGGGTACTTCCAGGTAATAGCCGACCCCGTCTCCACTTGCGTCCACGATATCTTCGACCGAGAACCAGCGCAAAGTCCCCTCTtcgtaacaaaattaaatatccCTCCTCTACCCTCCTCGTCTCCCGCATACCAATTTTGCACCGTGGAGTACTTAATCTCTGCGCCCTCGTGACAATACAGCTCCACCACAGCCGCGTGTAACTGATTCGTATCATACGAAGGCGCAGTACACCCTTCTAAATACTCCACAAAGCTCGAATCCTCCGCAACAATCAAAGTCCTCTCGAACTGGCCAGTCTCCATAGCATTTATCCTAAAATACGTCGAGATTTGCATAGGACACCGCGTGTTTTTGGGCACATACACAAACGATCCGTCACTAAACACAGCCGAATTCAAGGCGCCATAAAAGTTATCCTCTGGGGGCACAACTCTCCCTAAATACTTCCTAACCAAATCAGGATACTCCCTAATGGCCTCAGATATTGAACAGAAAATTACCCCGGCTTTCTCTAGGGTTTTCCTGTGTGTAGTTGCAATGGAAACACTATCAAGAACAGCATCCACTGCAACATTAGCTAACCTATTCCTTTCATTCAAAGGCACACCTAGCTTCTCAAAGTACTTAATTAGCTCAGGGTCAGCCTCATCTAAACTATTCAAAGTAGGTTTCTTTTTAGGCTCAGAATAATAGCAGATATCCTGGAAATTAATCTCGGGGTACCGATTATCGGACCATTTCGGCTCTTTCATACTCATAAACCTTTCATATGCCTTCAATCTGAACTCAAGCATCCAATCCGGCTCATTCTTCCTGGAAGAAATCAGCCTTACGGTTTCCTCAGATAGCCCCTTTGGCAGCGCAAAGGAGTCTATCTCTTGAGTGAAACCCCATTTGTAGTCCCGTTTCAGGAATTTCTGAAGCGGGTCGTCTTCGTTTGAAGTGGAAGGCGAGGGGTTTTTACCTGGGGCGTCAATCGTGGCCTTGGATTCAGCTCTGACCTTGAAATTCCTCGGATTCTGGGCTCTGAGATTCCATGATTTCGGTAGAACCTGCGACGCTTTTAGCGATTTGGGAGGCTCGCAGACCGGCTGGACTGAGAAGAGTGATATGCCTTTGGTGAGGAGAGCCGTCATGGCCGATTTGTGGCGGCGCCGCCGTGATTCGGTGGTGGAGAAAACTAGCGAGAGCGCGGTGGAAATAAGGGGAAGTTTGAGGACGAAGATGAAACGTTTTAATGCTTATATGTGAACTGAAATATTTCTGTTTTTCTGGTTTTGGATGTTTTGTGGCGGTCTTATGCTCACCACGTGCCCCCCTATATTATCCGATTTTGCATATCTCTCCCTTGATTTGTGGATATTTGAACATTGAGCCTGCTTAGAATAGGAGTTAGGCAAGTCCGCGACTCACGTAGAGGACGAATTTCACGTTCTTATCAATGACGACGGaaataaataagtaatgaaAGGCTCAAATCACACATGACAACACCAATATTGGAAAAAGAGTAAAATAGGTCTATGAACtttcataaaaattttaattaagctactaaacttttaaaaattataattaaccCTTAAATTTATAAGcatattattttgaagcattaAAATTCAGAAATCAATCGGTACCTGCAATTACATAGTTaacaatgtaaaaaaaattatgagaaaaCATCAAATAGACTCTCGAACTTTacttaaaaagtcaattaagtgTCTAAACTTTTGAATGTTGCAATTAAACTCattaacatttattttagtgcaATGAAGTCAAAAATCATGTTAGTGATCTAGTGCTCAATCACATGTTACTAGGGTTTCAGAACcatttttgacaaaaatttgaCCGCCAGCGATCGACGCCACTTGTCATAGAAAATCGATCGCCAAATGGTGGCTTCTCCGGAGAAAGGCAACTAGTTCCGGAAAGAGGCAACCAAAACCTGGTCACCTTCTCTAGACGACCAGAACTAGTTGCCTTTCTCTAGAGAGACGACCACAAATGGTCGTCGGAGAAGGCGATCATTTTTCTATGGCGACTGGCTCCCGTCGTTAGCGATCGATTTTTGGTCAGAAATGATGTCGAAACACTAGTGATCTACTATTATAGGCCACTAATCAATTTTTGAACATTATTacaccaaaataaaatgttaatgagtttagttgcaattttaaaagtttaggcaCATAATTGACCTTTTAGGTTAAGCTGGAGGGcctatttttcttataaaattatttaaacaattaaCATAGTTAATTcaaaaagatattaaaaaaaatacattatatatatatatatatatatattaaatatttattatgcaaatttattgttttaaaacaaaaaaaatcactataaccACGCTTAATGCCTTCAAATCCCACAATTTAATACCCACCCCACGACTCCGCGAAGCCCACAGCCCATCCCTATCTCCCaccaagaaaaaacaaaacaacatatatttgtctcataaactaaatttattaataataataataaaattatcgaaaaatcgaaaaaaaaattctacagaTCTCTGATTTATTCTTCGTTGCCAGAATCACATGTAAGTCTTTCTGAATTTCTGATCCTTTTTCCGTATGCATGCAGCAGATATCTATCATGCATTGGAATAATTGAGTGTTGGGTCACAGATTCCTCGTCTGACATGAAATTAACGTTGTCGATCCGCTGTAGACACGCTTCAAGAACGCATCTTTAGAATCCAGTTTGTTCTGTGTGAAATATGTGTGTTAGATTGATCATTGATATGCGCAATGGCATTTTTGGGTTTGTGTATTATAACAAATTGATTCCTTTTTTGGCCTTTTTTTAATACGATATTGAAGTATTGGGTAGAAACGGCGATGGCGTGGGTTATTGTAGATGATGATTTTGCCTGTTCAGCTGtatttttatggtttttttcatttaaatttggCTGATGATAAGATGAGCGTATTGAATATAGTAATGCCtctttttgttcttcttctGTTTAAATGTAGCTTAGTTTGTTCGACCGATCACCCTAAAGTCTTCCAACGGTGATGTGGGGTTCGAATCCCACTAGAAACCCGAGGGTCATTGGAAGACCTTTACCAATCAATCATACCTGTTGTGCATAGAGTGTACAGGCAAGGCAGGGTGTGGGAACCTTGGGCAGGGTTACGTGGGTTAGGATTGATCTGGCTTAAGCTGAGAAACCTAAtgtatttagaaaataaaaaatgtattgtGTTTGTATGGGCTTGTATGTGTTTTCCTGTTTTCCTAGGAGTTTGTAGTTTACATGTGGTGATTGTCTTTGCTTATGTTGTTGAATTGCCATGAGCATTTGATGAAGCAGTAGGGAAGAAATTAGCCTGGAAATGCTGCACTCAGATTTTGaacactgcattttttttaattatgttttagtAGGGAAATGACATTGGAACGATTTATGGGGTTTCTGCAAGTTTCTTGCGAGGAATCCCATGTAAACGCTCACGCTTGAGAGTTTCCGTTCATCATAGTTGAGATATAATGATATGATCCAAATGTGATTAGGGAAATGACCTTATGGGGTTTCTGTAAGTTTCTTGGGGGGAATCCCATGTAAACTCTCACCCTTGAGAGTTTCCGGTCATTATAGTTGAGATATAATGATATGATCcaaatgtgatttgattttcTTGGCTGAATGTGGGTTGAGGAGATAATGGAGACGGCTTTGCTTAGTTTAATTCTGGGACACACAATATTGGCATAATCCTAAACATGTGAAACAAAGAAAGGGCATGGAGAAAAGGGGAAACAATGTTATTTGTTTATCCTGTTCGTGTATTCTAAATCGTTATTTGTTTCATTCTCTTTTCCGAACTATAGGTTTATTGTTTCTTAAGCGTTTGGTTGTGTTTGTCCTCTGCAGAGGAATTAATATCATTGGAATCGAGATTGGTCTTTGTAGTTTGTTACTTATGATGAATGAGCAGAGTAAGCCGGGGAATCCATCTGCCCCGGTAATACTACCGGCAAAGAGGAGACGTGGGCGTCCACGCAAAGATGGGAGTGTTCCTAAACGAGGGAGCTCTCTAACGCCCGCAACTTCTGCACCGGAGATGGTGAAGAAAACCCAAGCTGTGGAAGCGAATCAGATGGATGGTACGGTTGAAAACATGGTTGGGAGAATGGTCTCGGGTGTAATTGATGGCTGTTTTGATGCGGGTTATTTTCTGACTGTGAGGGTTGGCAATAGCAACACGTTGCTTCGTGGCGTTATTTTTCAACCGGGGCGATTCGCTCCCATTTCAGCATCAAATGATGTTGCGCCGCAGGCTAAAATGTATCAGAGAAGAGATATCCCTGTGCCCGTCCCCAACCTTCAAGGGCAGAATGACGGCATGATTCCCCAGTCGGATAAGCTCGTTAAGCAGCCCGTTCAGTTGGGACCTCAGCCCGCCATGGATGCCCAGCAAGTTTTGCCGTCTAAGCCAACATCTAGCGATACATTTGTTCTTAATAATCAGATGAACCAACCGCCCTCGGTAATGGTTCCTCAACCCGGTCCGTTTTCCATACAGATGAATAATATGTCAAGGGGTGGCTCGGGTTTTCCCTTTGGAGGAAAAATCATGGTGCATCAGAATCCCGATCAGAGACTTCAAATTCAGTCGCAACCAGGCCATCGACCTCAGAGTCTCGGGATGGTTGAACATGATGAGGTGATGCAGGTATTCGAGCTTTCAACGCAATCTGAAATGCCTAAAGTCGGTTCGGAAGGCGATAAAACCGATATGTTGCCCAGCGAAGGAACTAGCAACCAGTTATCGCAAACTCACAACCAGGCTCTAGGATCCATGGCTCAGCAGTGTTTTATGTCTTATAATTTGGAGCAGTCTAACTCTCGGCTTCCCCAGAACCCTGCTGCTGCGACAGTTTCTCAAACGGTGGATTCAGAAAGCCAAGACGTCGAATCTGAAATGGAGAAAAGCCAGTTCGATAGTGGCGAGGTTAGGCATCCGAATCACCACGAGCAGCAGCACGAAACGCCTATCAATTCTCAGCCTCCACCTATTCAAGAAAAGCCTTCTGCAATGGAGCCCGGGCCATTCGTTCATTCTGAAACCGTTGAGCTCCACCAAACTCCCATTGTTGCAGAACTTCAATTCATTTCCCAGGAACCCGAGGCTGCAGAATCTGAGCTTAAGCCGAGCGATCCCAACAATCCCAACAACGAACTAAAGAGCCCGGTTCCTGTCCACCACCAAGATCAGACACTCGAGAAACTGGGAACTACCCAAACGCCCCAACCTCTAGAAGTCGAGCACGCCAGCCCAAATTTCGAGTGCCACCACAACCCTGCAGTTGGTAACGCCCAAAATGTGCACCAAGAACTGATGAATGACGCCATGGACTTCATGATGGAAAAGCCCGCTTCTCCAAAGAACAACAACGTAACCCAACATTCCCCCGAGGGCAAGCCAATGAGCGACCCGACTGAGAACGCTATGAGAGGACCGCAGTTTTCACTGGAAAGCACTGGCCAAATTCTAACTCTTGGTATTGGAGGATCTGACAATCCAGGGAGATTTGATACCCCGTTCTACAACCCAGTTAGCGGGACAACTGACTTCGGGTTCGTCCTCGGTGACTTTGTTCCGCCCACGGGCAATCCAAACAACATGCCGGAAACTCAACATAGATGAAGATTAGCAGAACAAAATTCTGGTGCAACATAGGTGTATCAAAATGAATTGATCTTTGATGCTTTTTCCATGGGTTCCTACGAGTCTAAGTATGTATTAGGATGTTTTTTCTCTGCCTTCAGATTTAGTTGGCAGTTAACTCTTTAGTAATATGAAGTCTTCTTTACTTTTGCAGATTCCTCACTCTGACAAATCATTCTTATTTCAGTGTTTAGAACTACATTTCACATTGTCCCTTCCCTTTTGTTTAATTTGCTCAAAACATTGAGAGAAATCTATCATAATTTCAGTAATGCTGCTTGTACCTTTTGTACTTATCACAAGTGGTTCTCGCTTGACATACGTTTTGATTGAACCATAATGTTAATATGATAGTTGTTTTATTTAAACTACACCCCTCCTCACTCACCCCCTTGTCCTAATTGTTCACTTTGTGACGTGACATAacttgattgttttttttttttttttttttaatatctcatTTTTAACTTGAGGGGTTGGCCAATGAATATAAAGAATTGTATCGTGAGAAGATGAACATCAGGGGGAATGGCCAATGAATATATCATCTATTTTGCAAATGTGTGGTGATTTTGGTTCTTCACAGCAAATAAGAATGTAGATTTGTAgctcttttttgcataaaatgattaattatgaAGGAATTAACTcctactttttaaatttattagagAA
Coding sequences within it:
- the LOC116025268 gene encoding UPF0051 protein ABCI8, chloroplastic; translated protein: MTALLTKGISLFSVQPVCEPPKSLKASQVLPKSWNLRAQNPRNFKVRAESKATIDAPGKNPSPSTSNEDDPLQKFLKRDYKWGFTQEIDSFALPKGLSEETVRLISSRKNEPDWMLEFRLKAYERFMSMKEPKWSDNRYPEINFQDICYYSEPKKKPTLNSLDEADPELIKYFEKLGVPLNERNRLANVAVDAVLDSVSIATTHRKTLEKAGVIFCSISEAIREYPDLVRKYLGRVVPPEDNFYGALNSAVFSDGSFVYVPKNTRCPMQISTYFRINAMETGQFERTLIVAEDSSFVEYLEGCTAPSYDTNQLHAAVVELYCHEGAEIKYSTVQNWYAGDEEGRGGIFNFVTKRGLCAGSRSKISWTQVETGSAITWKYPSVVLEGDESVGEFYSVALTNNYQQADTGTKMIHKGKNTRSRIISKGISAGHSRNCYRGLVQVMSSADNARNSSQCDSMLIGDNAAANTYPYIQTKNPTARIEHEATTSKIGEDQLFYFQQRGIDYEKAMAAMISGFCRDVFNELPDEFGAEVNQLMSLKLEGSVG
- the LOC115995767 gene encoding uncharacterized protein LOC115995767; translation: MSALCLSRRSHGYAKMEAEDPEETSHRRAQFLIYKSLQKADSLTQRRRSPSSSCLKLRVFRLKIRIGRRLKRLRKSISLTLSAAAKGGVVCRQVSLQLKSWRRFLRGSSAVVPPLLK
- the LOC116014629 gene encoding uncharacterized protein LOC116014629, whose translation is MMNEQSKPGNPSAPVILPAKRRRGRPRKDGSVPKRGSSLTPATSAPEMVKKTQAVEANQMDGTVENMVGRMVSGVIDGCFDAGYFLTVRVGNSNTLLRGVIFQPGRFAPISASNDVAPQAKMYQRRDIPVPVPNLQGQNDGMIPQSDKLVKQPVQLGPQPAMDAQQVLPSKPTSSDTFVLNNQMNQPPSVMVPQPGPFSIQMNNMSRGGSGFPFGGKIMVHQNPDQRLQIQSQPGHRPQSLGMVEHDEVMQVFELSTQSEMPKVGSEGDKTDMLPSEGTSNQLSQTHNQALGSMAQQCFMSYNLEQSNSRLPQNPAAATVSQTVDSESQDVESEMEKSQFDSGEVRHPNHHEQQHETPINSQPPPIQEKPSAMEPGPFVHSETVELHQTPIVAELQFISQEPEAAESELKPSDPNNPNNELKSPVPVHHQDQTLEKLGTTQTPQPLEVEHASPNFECHHNPAVGNAQNVHQELMNDAMDFMMEKPASPKNNNVTQHSPEGKPMSDPTENAMRGPQFSLESTGQILTLGIGGSDNPGRFDTPFYNPVSGTTDFGFVLGDFVPPTGNPNNMPETQHR